The Niabella beijingensis genomic interval TATGATTATTACAATAAGCTGACCACAGCAATGCTTTATCCGATTTCTCTTCCTTACGAATCGGGGTACGCTAATATAACGGCAAACGTAGGAAAATTCCGGATATGGGGACATGAGTTCCAGATAAGCTCCCGCAACCTGACCGGTGCGCTGGAATGGAATACTGATGTGAATCTTTCGCTGAATAACAACAAGGTTGTGGAGCTGCCTCCCAACACGCCTTTTGTGGGAGGGGGGGCTACATACTCTGGTTATAACAGATCCATTGTCGGCCACCACATCGGAGAGTTTTACGGCTATGTTTTTGATGGCGTATACAAAACGCAGGCAGAAGCCGATCAGCAGCCCAAACATTCCACTTCTATGGTTGGCTCGGCGCGGATGAAGGATGTGGATGAAAATGGCGTGATCACGGCAGATGACCGTACATTAATAGGCAATCCAAGCCCGACTTACATCTATGGCATTACCAATACCTTTCGGTATAAGGATTTTGATTTTGCCATAGTGGGCTATGGCCAGGGAGGCAACCAGGTACTGAATGCCAACCGTGCGGACTGGACCAACCTGGATGGCATTATGAATGTTGCTTCTGATATGAAAAACAGGTGGCGCTCGGAATCCAATCCGGGCAATGGGCTGGTGCCCCGTACAAGATCGGGCACTACCGAACTGTACCGGCTGGCCAATTCCTCCTGGGTGGAAGATGGTGATTTCTTTACCATTAAAAATATAACACTGGGTTATACGCTTCGCCCCAATGCGATCAAGTATATAAGATCTGCCCGCCTTTATGTCAGCGTTCAACAGGCGTTTGTCTTCACAAAGTATTCAGGAATGAATCCCGAAGCGAATGCCACAAGGGATGATGCGGTAGGCACATATGGACAGGATCTGAGCACTTTCCCTATTCCAAGGACATTCATGATCGGAGCCAACTTTAATTTTTAAGCCTTAAAGAGATTTACAATGAAAAATTACAGATATACCCTAGGCGTAAGCGTCGCTGTTGCTTTCATTTTTTCTTCCTGCAAAAAAGACTTTCTCACCCTTTACCCGGAAGGCAACCTCAATGAAAAGATCTTTTATAAAACTCCGGCCGATTTCCAGCAGGCTATAGTAGGCGCATATATTCCCCTCCGGGATATTGCCAACAATGCATTCTGGATGGATGAGGAGCGCTCCGACAACGCGCACTATGATTATTACGAAAAGGACCGTGGTAATGCACAACGGGAATCCCTGGCAGATTTTATGGATGATGCAGAAAACGGAGTGACCGTTGTTCGCTACCAGGCAGCATATGTAGGCATTGGAAGGGTGAATGCCGTACTGGATCATATTGAAACCAATACCACGATAGCAGATTCATTAAAGAAACTGATCATCGGCGAGGCCAAGGCATTGAGGGGTCATTACTATTTTGACCTGGTAAGAAACTTTGGCGGTGTTCCGCTGCACCTGCATGAGGTGTTAAAAGCTGAGGATGCCTATTTGCCGAGAGCTACCGCTGATCAGATTTATACACAGGTGATCAGCGATCTGAAGGATGCTTTGGGACTACTGCCTGCACCGGCCTTCAAACCGGAGGAAACCGGCCGTGTGAACAAAGGCGTGGTGGCAACAGAATTGGCTGCGGTATATATGCAACGGAAAAATTTTGAAGAGGCTGCAACCTTGCTGAAGACCGTTACCCAGATGGGGTATGCTTTGATGACTGATTTTTCAGGTATTTTTAACCCTGCTAACAAAAATGCAAATGTCAACAAAGAACTGATCTTTGATGTGCAATATCAAAGTGCAACACCAGGACAGCAAAGCAGTTTTATTTATCGTTTTACACCGATTACACCCTCTACCAAAGTAATTCTGGGTGTTGATTTCAATAACGGTCTTGGCGGATGGGATGTACCTACCGATGATCTTAAAAACGTGTTTGAAGCCGGAGACAAGCGTTTTGACGCTTCTATTGGCGTTATTGAAGGGTCTTTAAACAGCTCTCAGGATTTTGTTCCTTCAAAAGTGGTAAGTGCTGTGGGATATACACCTCCCGCCGGCGTGGTGGTAAGATGGTTCTGTAAGAAATTTTATTTTCCTCCCTATCCGAACATCAATCAGTATTCAGATCAGAACTGGCCCCTCTATCGTTACGGAGATGTGTTGCTGATGCTGGCGGAATGCCTGAATGAAACCGGGAAGGCCGGTGAAGCGCTTCCCTATCTGAACCAGATACGGGGCCGCGCATTCGGGGATGCGAGTCATAATATTACGACCACGGATCCTGTGCTGCTTCGTGCCGCCATTGCCAAAGAACGCAGGAGGGAGCTGGCTTTTGAGAATAAGAGATGGCAGGACCTGATCCGCACCGGCGAAGCCATTACGGTGATGACCGCCTATGGAGTAAAGGCAAAACAAAAATATCCTTACCTGTTACCGCAGTCCTATACGGTTACCCAGGACCGGTTGCTGTATCCCATTCCCCAGCGGGAAATGGATCTGAACAAGAGCCTGGTCCAGAATCCGGGATATACCAAGTAATAAATCCCTCAATATAAAATGAACGAATATGAAAAATGAACTCTCGCAGGAACAGATCAGGTATTACCAGGAAAATGGATTTGTGGTGATCGATGACTTTTTATCGCCTGCGGAACTGGAAGAATGGCGCGAGGCCGTTATGGTGGCCGTTACGGAAAGGAACGGGATAAAAATCCCGGGTCAGGATATCAAAGTCGGAATGGATGATGGCATCAATGAAGACGCCGAATACTTTTCCAAGGTGTTTGATCAGCTGCTGAATCTCTGGCAGACAAATGAGCAGGTCAGAAAGATCATGACCGATGAACGCATTGGCAAAATGGCCGCAGAACTCGCCGGCGCGGATGGCATCCGTATCTGGCACGATCAGGCCCTGTTCAAAAAACCCTGGGCCAATCCTACCTCCTGGCACCTCGATACACCTTTCTGGTCCTTCTCCGACCGTAAGGCGCTTTCGATCTGGGTGGCCCTGGATGATGCCACGCTTGAAAACGGATGTCTGTATTTTATACCGGGATCTTTTAAGGAAACGACCTTTGAGAATAAAGGGATCGGCAAAAATATGGACGGCATTTTTGAAGTATACCCGCAGTTTAAAAAAGTGAACTCCGTTGCCGCAAAGATGAAGGCCGGCAGCTGCTCGTTCCACAACGGGCTGACGATTCACGGCGCAGGCGCAAATATGACCAGCGGATACCGCCGGGCAATGACCTGTGCCTATATGCCGGAAGGCAACGTGTTTAACGGACAGGCGAATATCTTACCCGAAGCCTATCTTAAAACGCTGGCGGTCGGCGATCTTTTGAACAGCAATGAACAGAACCCACTGATCTATCATAAATAAACGGCTTTGAACATACGATTTCTTTGCCCGCGCTGGGGCGCGGAACAGGTAGACTGGGTCTCTTTCCTGACGGAAGTAAAGAAGGCCGGTTATGCAGGAATAGAATGGTTCCCATTCGGCGAGCCGGGGGACCCCCGGAACGTACTTGCCCTGCTGGAGGAAATGGAACTGGATTTTGCCATCGTAATGCAGGTGACGGGTGTGTATTCCGGTTTTGAAACCTACACCGCAGCGCTGAAAAATGACCTGCTGAAACTGGCGGCACTCCGCACGGCCGGCAAACAACCGCTTTTTATCAGTGTACAATGCGGCCGCGAATATTTTACAGCAGCACAGGTGCTGGAGTGCCTTGCCATTTGTGAAGCGGTGAGCGCCGCTACCGGAACTGCCATCTACCAGGAAACCCACCGCAATAAATGGTCGTATGGTGCACATACGGTATACCCGGTGCTGAAGCAGCAGCCGGACCTTCGCCTCACCCTCGATGTATCGCATTGGTTCTGTGTTTCGGAAAGCTATCTTGAAGACCAGCAGGAGGCGGTGCTGGCAGCGGTACAGCAAACATCGCATGTGCATGCGCGGGTAGGGCACACCGAAGGCCCGCAGGTCTTTAATCCCGCATTGCCGGAATATGCTGCGGCCTTACATGAGCACCTGAAGATCTGGGACCGTTGGGTGGCCTTCCGGAAGCAGCAGGGATTTGCCGAAAGCACCATTACACCGGAGTTTGGCCCTCCGCCTTACCTGGTGCCGGCCAGCCGGGATATCGACCTGCAGCAGGAACAATGGGGACTGAACCTGTGGATGAAAAATCTTTTGAACGAACGGTATAATAAAAACTGAACATGAAGCGTAGAAGTTTTCTGGAGCGCACAACCCTCCTGACATTTGGGGCCCTGATGTATGAAAATATCGCCTGGGCATTTGAGAACGACCACGTAAGGGTAGCGGCGCGTGACCAGTTGTATGAATTGTTTAAGACGCCGCAGACGGTCTACCGGCCCTTTGTGCGGTGGTGGTGGAACGGCGATAAAGTGGAAAAAGAGGAACTGGTACGGGAACTGAAACTGCTGAAAGAAGCCGGTATCGGCGGTGTGGAGATCAATCCGATAAAATTCCCGCAGCGGACAGATGATATGGGCATCCCTTCGCTGACCTGGCTTAGTGATGAATGGGTGGATGTGCTGGACTTTACACTGACCGAAGCAAAAAAACTCGGACTGACCTGCGACCTGATCGTAGGTTCCGGATGGCCGTTTGGTGCCGAATACCTGGAAGGAGATGAGCGCGCCGACATCATGACCATCGGGGTAAAGAAGGTCATTGGCTTAATGGACTTTGAAGCGCCTTTACTGGACTTTATAAAAGAAGCAGACCCGGCAACAACAAGTCCCTATGCCCACCGGAAACTGGAGATACAAAAAGTATTTATGGTGCCGGACCCGATGAAATCACTGGACGAAGTGGTGGACCTTTCCGGTCAGATCCCGTCCGGGTTTATCAAAGCGAAGGTTCCCAGGGGCAACTATACGATCTACGCGCTTTTAAAAACAAGCGCCTTCCTGGAAGTGATCAACGGTGCACCGGGAGCGAACGGACAGGTGCTGAACCATTTCAACAAGGCGGCGGTGGAAAAATACCTCAATCACATGACGGATACGATCCAGAAAAGGATCGGTCCGCTGAAAGACCGGGTGCGGGCCTTGTTTGTAGACAGCATGGAACTGGAAGGGTCGAACTGGACAACAGATATGGCGGCTGAGTTTGAAAAACGAAGAGGTTACGACCTGATGCCTTATCTGCCGCTGATCCTGGCAAAGATCGGTGCCATGGGCAATGTATACGATTATAATTACGGGACCCGCTTCACACCGGAGTTCCAGGATAGCATCGAACGGGTGCGCTGCGACTTTGACCGGACAAAGATCGAACTGCTGAAAGAACGTTTTGTAACACCCTTCCAGCAATGGAGTAAGAGCAACGGGATGCTGTCCAGGGCACAGGCTTACGGAAGAGGCTATCATCCCCTGGAAGCCAGTATGGGAATGGATATTCCCGAAGGAGAGACCTGGATCAAGTACGGCATCGGAGAAGAAATGCCGGAAACGGATTACCGCATCGGAAGGGCCTATACCATGGTGAATAAATTTGTTTCTTCCGGTGCGCATCTTGCAGGAAAACGGCTGGTCTCCTGTGAAGAAGCTACCAATACCGATATGGTGTTCAATGCCTCCCTGCAAACCCTGAAGCTGGCCTCCGACCAGAGCCTGATCACGGGTATTACCCATTCTGTGTACCACGGGTTCAACTATTCTCCAAAGAACGCACCCTTTCCCGGGTGGATCCGCTACGGGAATTTTATGAATGAGCGCAATACCTACTGGCCCTTCTTTAAACTGATCAATGATTACAAAGCCCGTATATCCGCATTGTTGCAGCATGCCGATATGTTTGCGGATATTGCCATACTGCCGCCGTTGTATGACTCCTGGGGAAAATTCGGGGCACCCAACGAGCCCTTTCCGTCCCTTACCTACCCGGCCAATCTGTCACTGATCTGGGAAGCGATGCAACAACACGGCAATGGCTGCGATTATATTTCGGATGCGATCATTAATAAGGCCGTTGTTAAAGAGGGCTTTCTGGAATATGGTCCGAGAAAATATCACACCCTGTTCCTGGTGCACGTGCAAAGCCTGGAGCCTGTAACGGCCAATAAGCTGCTGCAATTTGTGCAATCCGGCGGAAAAGTGATCTGTGTGCAGAACACACCCGATAAATCAGTAGGTCTGCTCAATGCAGCGGAACAAACAAAACTGGTGCGGAATATTATAGAGGAACTGCAAAAATTCAAAGACCGGTTCATCTTTGCAGAACACCCGGAAGAGAGCTACCCGGACTGGTATAAAGCGCTTCAGCAAAAATATAATATTCGACCCTATGTGACGGTAGTGAATGGAAATCCGTTTATTCAGCAGGTACGCTACACCAACGAGACGGTGGACATGCTGCTCGTTTTTAACTCCAGCGCTAATTATCCGTTCAAAGTCACACTGCAGCCGGATGCCGCCATCTATGAAGGGCGGTTCGGTCATTACTGGGATGCAGTTACCGGGCAGCTGTACCAGCTGAAGAATGATAGGGAGATCACAGTTACGCTTTACCCCGCAGACATGCGCATCTTTGTCTTTGAAAAAAATCAACGGAAGAAAGCGCCCGTATATGCAGAAGTGCCGGAATCTGAAGGACAATATCCGGAGATCACCACGCCCTGGAATGCAGTATTCCGCCATATCGACGGTTCGGTAAAAACGGCAACACTCACTGCCCTGAAGGACCTGAAGGAACTGCCGGAATACGAAAGCTTCGCAGGAACTGTTACCTACAGGAATACCTTTTCAAAAACAAAAGAAGGCCCTTCCTATATCGACCTGGGAAGGGTACAGGGCATCGCGCAATTAAAAGTGAATGGAAAAGAACTGGGTACGCGTTGGTTTGGACGCTACCTGTACCATATACAGCCCTTTATGCAGCAGGGCGAAAATACAATTGAGATCGCCGTAACCACCACTATGGGTAATTATATGAAATCGCTTACAGATAACCCGGTGGCACAATACTGGACCAATGGCAAGCGCAAGCCACAGCCGATGCGCTCAATGGGATTGATAGGTCCTGTTACGATATTTTAAAAAATTAACTATGCGAGGAATAACTGTTTTTTTGACCACGGTGCTTTTAAGCCTTTCGATCATCGTACAGGCCAGGGATTATGATGTGCTCAGCTTTGGCGCAAAGAAAGATGGGATGCACCTGAACAGCGCCATCATACAGGGGGCGATCGATTATATCCATGAGAACGGTGGCGGCCGGCTGGTATTTGAGGAAGGACAATACCTTACCGGTACGCTCTTTCTTAAATCCAATGTCATCCTGCATTTGAAAAAAGGAGCGGTCCTACTGGGTTCTGTTAATCCGTTCGACTACGAAAAGAATAAATACATCGGGTGGACCTCCCTGATCTTTGCTATCAAACAGGACAATATCGGGATCACCGGCGGGGGAATGATCGATGGCAGGGGCTTCCGTACGGCCAACAATATGGTGGCCAATATTCAAAAAGGATTAGTGACCGATCCGCTGAAATACGACCGCCCGAATGAGACCAACCGACCGCAGAATATCTATTTCCGTGAATGCAATAATGTGCGCATCACAGGGACCACGCTCAAAGATCCGGCCAGCTGGAACCAGACCTATGATCAGTGTAAGAACCTGTATGTGGACAGCATCCGTGTGGACAGTAAGAACTACTGGAACAATGACGGGATCGATGTGGTGGACTGCGACAGCGTGGTAATCCGGAATTCCTATTTTGATGCGGCGGATGATGTGATCTGTTTTAAATCGCACGATCCAGCGAAGATCTGCCAGAATGTGATCGTGGATAACTGTACCGGAAGGTCCAGCGCCAACGGTCTCAAGTTCGGAACCGTTTCCCGCGGCGGCTTCCGGAACTTTAAAGTAACAAATCTGAAAATAATTGATACCTACCGTTCGGCGATCACCTTTGCCGCGGTGGATGGCGGACTGGTGGAGAATATTGTGGTGGATGGTGTACGGTCGATCAACACCGGCAACGTGATCTACCTGCGGATCGGCGACCGGTGGAGCAACGGGAAGCAACCCTATATGAAAAACATCCGTATCTCCAATGTTTATGCCGAAGTGCCGGCCACCAAGCCGGATGCGGGCTATAGTTATGAAGGACCCATAGAAGACCTGCCCCGGAATATCTCACCAGCCAGTATTGTCGGACTGCCGCAGTACAGGATACAGGATGTAACACTGGAGAATATAGAGATCGTTTACCCCGGCGGCGGAAACCCGCATTATGCCCGGCGCGGACTAAGCAAGGCCGAGCTCGAAAGCATCCCGGAGATGCCGGCAGCCTATCCGGAGTTCTCGCAGTTTAAAGAACTGCCTGCCTGGGGATTTTATGTCCGTCATGCAGACGGCATCCGCTTCAGCAATATCACATTAAGAGCCAGGGAAGGCGATTACCGTCCTGCCATTGTATTGGATGATGTAAAAGGAGCAGCCCTGGATAAGATCAATGTAACAGAACCCGGGGCGGGAAAAAAGAAACAGGTGTTCCTGCACAATACCACCCGGTCAAAATAATTTAGAGGATTTGTAAAATCATTTGAACATGCGCGTCATAAAAATATTGCTGTTTTTTGTACTGTTGTCATCCGGCGCAGCCGCTAAAGATTACAACGCATCGCTGTTTGGGATCCTGTCGGATGGCGTTACCAACAATACGGGTTCCATACAAAAGGCCATTGATTTTATTCATGAGAATGGTGGCGGCCGGCTGGTATTCTACGTAGGGCGTTATGTTACCGGAGGCGTACAGCTAAAGTCCGGCGTGCACATCAAACTGGAAGAAGGAGCCGTGATCGTGGGCGCCGCTTCTGTTTATGACTACAACAGCTCCGGTACCATAAAAGCCATCATTGGTGCCGACGGACAAAAAAATATCGGTATCTCCGGCAAGGGCGTTATTGAAGGGAACGGACCGGTGGTAATGGCAGGGCTTGCGATGCTGGAAAAAAACGGGTACCTGAAATCTCAAAAGGGCGAACGCCCGGCATTGCTCGGGTTTACCAACTGTTCGGATATCAGGATCGATTCTGTTAACCTATGGAACGGATGCGGCAGGGCCCAGGTATTTGACGGATGCAGTAATGTGGTGGTGGAACACGTAAATATATCCAGCCGGCAGGTGCCGGGCGCAGGAGGTATCCGGTTGAAGGGTTCTTCAGGGATCCTTATAAAAGATAGTTTTATTGATGTACCACAGCGCCCTGCCATTGAAGCGACTCAGAATAAGGAACTGCGTATTGAACGGACCATTGACCCGGAGGGGAAATCCATAAAGCCGGGCTCAGGGAAAATGTAAAAAGATCAGCATTTGAAGAAAAGAATAGCGCTGTTACCGGCAGCACTTTTAATGTACCGGCTCATCTGAGCGCTCCTCTTTAAAAAACGGATAGACGATCTTCTATGAGTTATTTCCGGAAATTATTGATCCTGTTCCTGGGCTGCTGCAATACGGGTGTACTCCCTGCACAACCCGATAGCTACACGCTGCAGGTGGAAGGACCGGCGGAAGCTTCCCTGATCACCCGGGAGCATCCTGGTGCTGCAGGAAATAAGAACGGGTTTGAAGGGGGTACCGTGCTGCGGAACAGGAATCGCTTCCATCTTTTTGTGACCGAAGAAGTGACGGGATGGGTGCAAACAAGAACCGGATACTGGAAAAGCAGGGATGGTAAGCACTGGCAGCGTTCGGGTACCGTTCAGGCATCGGCCGCTGCACCCAGTGATCCGAGGTATTCGATCTGGTCGCCCATGCCTGTTTATAATAAAAACGAGCGGCGCTGGAATCTTTTTTATGTAGGCTATGAAACCAATGGCACCATTCACGGAAGGGTTTTCCGGGCGGTATCGGTACAGCACGGACGGAAAGGACTGGCAGGCCCTTTTATGGATGTGAGGGGAACGGTTATCGGAGTAACAGATACGGTCCGCAACGAATGGGAAGGCATACAGGGCACGGATTCTTTTTATCCGTTCCGTGCCGGCAAAAAATGGCTGGCATTTTACGGAAGCTCCGATGCCGCATCGTATTGGTATGTGGGTCTCGCGCAGGCGGACAGCCTTGAAGGAAAATGGACAAGAATACCGGGTGATCCTGTTTTTAAAAATGCGGAAAATCCCATTGTCATTTCCCTGAAAAGCGGAATATACCTGTGTGTGTATGACGATCTTACTATGTTAAGCAACAGCAACCGCATCGGCTATGCCTGGTCTGCAGACGGTTTACACTGGAAATCGTCGTACCTGGAGGTTCCGCTAACGGGATCCATTATCAATATCCGGACACCACAAAGTATCATTCCTGCCGGTGATGACACATTCTGGATCTATTACACAGGGAATACATCCGGACGCTTTGATGAAGTGGCACGAATAAAAGTAAAACTCAAAAAAGCAGGAGACCCGGAGCGGTTGTCCTGGAAAGCCCGTCAAAAATAAAACAGCTGTTCCCGGTGCGGGTTATTTCAGTTTCTTTAAAAGACGTTGCGCATTTTTATAATAGAGGTTGGACGGCGGAACCGCTGTAGCATATTGTTTGGCCAGTTCCTTTTTGCTCGTTTTATAAGCGCAGAGCGCCGCAAAAAAATAGCTGTCCTCCTGAAAGGCAGAGCTGTTTTGCAGGAGCTGTTCAAACACCGGCAATGCATCAGCAGGCTTCCCTGTCTTCAACAGGCAGACCCCATAATAAAAGGCCGCCATCACATCATCAGGGTTGGCGGTGGCATCGCGTTTTAAATAGGGTAAGGCCTTATCATATTGCGCTTCGTTGAAGAGCCGCCCTCCTTCTTTATCCTGGCTGGCAGCACCTCTTACCACTACATTGGGCATGGGGGTAACCGGGTAACGGTCAATACCTGCAGGATTGAAAAGGAACAGGAGCAGTACCGCTGCGGCGGCCACTGCAGCCAGCACCAGTTTGCGGACGCGGCCCTGCCGGACCGTTGCCGCTGGTTTCCCGGAGAAATGTTCCCGGGTAAGCGGCTCCAGTAATGACCGTAGTTCCGGTACCTGTTTGGCCGCTGTTTCGTGTTTCTCTACGATGGCTGCCGTTTCCTGCCAGTTATCATACGCTTTTTTTACTTCCGGATCGTTGGCCAGCAGCTGTTCAAAATCTGCACGCTCTGTTGAAGAAAGCGTTCCGGAAATATAGGCCTCTATTTGTTCATACAGATTCATTGTGCACGGTTGTGTTGGACTAATTCAATTAATTCAGACATACAAATGGATTTCTTTTTGCGAAGGTATGCATAGCTAACCCCCAGTTGCACAGCCAGCTGTTGTTGTGAGTCGCTGAGATAGGAGGCCCGTATGATCTCCCGGCAGCGTTCGCTGAGCTGATCCAGCAGGCGCATCACCAGGTGCTCTTTTTCCAGCTGGTCGGCATGCGCTGTGGCCTCCGCATCTGCATCGTCTTTCAGATAGTGATATCCCTCATCCAGACTTTTTGTTACCCCCGCGCGTGATTTTTTCTTAAGAGCATTGATCCATTTTCGTTTGCAGACCAGTAAGAGGAATGCT includes:
- a CDS encoding RagB/SusD family nutrient uptake outer membrane protein, with amino-acid sequence MKNYRYTLGVSVAVAFIFSSCKKDFLTLYPEGNLNEKIFYKTPADFQQAIVGAYIPLRDIANNAFWMDEERSDNAHYDYYEKDRGNAQRESLADFMDDAENGVTVVRYQAAYVGIGRVNAVLDHIETNTTIADSLKKLIIGEAKALRGHYYFDLVRNFGGVPLHLHEVLKAEDAYLPRATADQIYTQVISDLKDALGLLPAPAFKPEETGRVNKGVVATELAAVYMQRKNFEEAATLLKTVTQMGYALMTDFSGIFNPANKNANVNKELIFDVQYQSATPGQQSSFIYRFTPITPSTKVILGVDFNNGLGGWDVPTDDLKNVFEAGDKRFDASIGVIEGSLNSSQDFVPSKVVSAVGYTPPAGVVVRWFCKKFYFPPYPNINQYSDQNWPLYRYGDVLLMLAECLNETGKAGEALPYLNQIRGRAFGDASHNITTTDPVLLRAAIAKERRRELAFENKRWQDLIRTGEAITVMTAYGVKAKQKYPYLLPQSYTVTQDRLLYPIPQREMDLNKSLVQNPGYTK
- a CDS encoding phytanoyl-CoA dioxygenase family protein, which encodes MKNELSQEQIRYYQENGFVVIDDFLSPAELEEWREAVMVAVTERNGIKIPGQDIKVGMDDGINEDAEYFSKVFDQLLNLWQTNEQVRKIMTDERIGKMAAELAGADGIRIWHDQALFKKPWANPTSWHLDTPFWSFSDRKALSIWVALDDATLENGCLYFIPGSFKETTFENKGIGKNMDGIFEVYPQFKKVNSVAAKMKAGSCSFHNGLTIHGAGANMTSGYRRAMTCAYMPEGNVFNGQANILPEAYLKTLAVGDLLNSNEQNPLIYHK
- a CDS encoding sugar phosphate isomerase/epimerase, with protein sequence MNIRFLCPRWGAEQVDWVSFLTEVKKAGYAGIEWFPFGEPGDPRNVLALLEEMELDFAIVMQVTGVYSGFETYTAALKNDLLKLAALRTAGKQPLFISVQCGREYFTAAQVLECLAICEAVSAATGTAIYQETHRNKWSYGAHTVYPVLKQQPDLRLTLDVSHWFCVSESYLEDQQEAVLAAVQQTSHVHARVGHTEGPQVFNPALPEYAAALHEHLKIWDRWVAFRKQQGFAESTITPEFGPPPYLVPASRDIDLQQEQWGLNLWMKNLLNERYNKN
- a CDS encoding glycosyl hydrolase, whose product is MKRRSFLERTTLLTFGALMYENIAWAFENDHVRVAARDQLYELFKTPQTVYRPFVRWWWNGDKVEKEELVRELKLLKEAGIGGVEINPIKFPQRTDDMGIPSLTWLSDEWVDVLDFTLTEAKKLGLTCDLIVGSGWPFGAEYLEGDERADIMTIGVKKVIGLMDFEAPLLDFIKEADPATTSPYAHRKLEIQKVFMVPDPMKSLDEVVDLSGQIPSGFIKAKVPRGNYTIYALLKTSAFLEVINGAPGANGQVLNHFNKAAVEKYLNHMTDTIQKRIGPLKDRVRALFVDSMELEGSNWTTDMAAEFEKRRGYDLMPYLPLILAKIGAMGNVYDYNYGTRFTPEFQDSIERVRCDFDRTKIELLKERFVTPFQQWSKSNGMLSRAQAYGRGYHPLEASMGMDIPEGETWIKYGIGEEMPETDYRIGRAYTMVNKFVSSGAHLAGKRLVSCEEATNTDMVFNASLQTLKLASDQSLITGITHSVYHGFNYSPKNAPFPGWIRYGNFMNERNTYWPFFKLINDYKARISALLQHADMFADIAILPPLYDSWGKFGAPNEPFPSLTYPANLSLIWEAMQQHGNGCDYISDAIINKAVVKEGFLEYGPRKYHTLFLVHVQSLEPVTANKLLQFVQSGGKVICVQNTPDKSVGLLNAAEQTKLVRNIIEELQKFKDRFIFAEHPEESYPDWYKALQQKYNIRPYVTVVNGNPFIQQVRYTNETVDMLLVFNSSANYPFKVTLQPDAAIYEGRFGHYWDAVTGQLYQLKNDREITVTLYPADMRIFVFEKNQRKKAPVYAEVPESEGQYPEITTPWNAVFRHIDGSVKTATLTALKDLKELPEYESFAGTVTYRNTFSKTKEGPSYIDLGRVQGIAQLKVNGKELGTRWFGRYLYHIQPFMQQGENTIEIAVTTTMGNYMKSLTDNPVAQYWTNGKRKPQPMRSMGLIGPVTIF
- a CDS encoding glycoside hydrolase family 28 protein, which codes for MRGITVFLTTVLLSLSIIVQARDYDVLSFGAKKDGMHLNSAIIQGAIDYIHENGGGRLVFEEGQYLTGTLFLKSNVILHLKKGAVLLGSVNPFDYEKNKYIGWTSLIFAIKQDNIGITGGGMIDGRGFRTANNMVANIQKGLVTDPLKYDRPNETNRPQNIYFRECNNVRITGTTLKDPASWNQTYDQCKNLYVDSIRVDSKNYWNNDGIDVVDCDSVVIRNSYFDAADDVICFKSHDPAKICQNVIVDNCTGRSSANGLKFGTVSRGGFRNFKVTNLKIIDTYRSAITFAAVDGGLVENIVVDGVRSINTGNVIYLRIGDRWSNGKQPYMKNIRISNVYAEVPATKPDAGYSYEGPIEDLPRNISPASIVGLPQYRIQDVTLENIEIVYPGGGNPHYARRGLSKAELESIPEMPAAYPEFSQFKELPAWGFYVRHADGIRFSNITLRAREGDYRPAIVLDDVKGAALDKINVTEPGAGKKKQVFLHNTTRSK
- a CDS encoding glycosyl hydrolase family 28 protein, whose translation is MRVIKILLFFVLLSSGAAAKDYNASLFGILSDGVTNNTGSIQKAIDFIHENGGGRLVFYVGRYVTGGVQLKSGVHIKLEEGAVIVGAASVYDYNSSGTIKAIIGADGQKNIGISGKGVIEGNGPVVMAGLAMLEKNGYLKSQKGERPALLGFTNCSDIRIDSVNLWNGCGRAQVFDGCSNVVVEHVNISSRQVPGAGGIRLKGSSGILIKDSFIDVPQRPAIEATQNKELRIERTIDPEGKSIKPGSGKM
- a CDS encoding tetratricopeptide repeat protein — protein: MNLYEQIEAYISGTLSSTERADFEQLLANDPEVKKAYDNWQETAAIVEKHETAAKQVPELRSLLEPLTREHFSGKPAATVRQGRVRKLVLAAVAAAAVLLLFLFNPAGIDRYPVTPMPNVVVRGAASQDKEGGRLFNEAQYDKALPYLKRDATANPDDVMAAFYYGVCLLKTGKPADALPVFEQLLQNSSAFQEDSYFFAALCAYKTSKKELAKQYATAVPPSNLYYKNAQRLLKKLK
- a CDS encoding RNA polymerase sigma factor, producing the protein MHQDQRYIEALRNNDAALLSEIYQKYAPSIAAYLKSKGASTEESGDIFQEALIDIFKLASDGNFVLTCPFEAFLLLVCKRKWINALKKKSRAGVTKSLDEGYHYLKDDADAEATAHADQLEKEHLVMRLLDQLSERCREIIRASYLSDSQQQLAVQLGVSYAYLRKKKSICMSELIELVQHNRAQ